A stretch of Pangasianodon hypophthalmus isolate fPanHyp1 chromosome 9, fPanHyp1.pri, whole genome shotgun sequence DNA encodes these proteins:
- the LOC128317069 gene encoding CD276 antigen homolog isoform X5, with translation MGSSSSSSSKEISTHSSRQYQGIMTSVFSICIVLGTMCVSLLSAEAEITVSGQVGSTPVLPCELQSVGTETPYIWWITESKTVFERLGEESYQGEGYEGRVDVPEEELRKGNCSLVLRNLTLTDAGVYTSYQIVRRTKRSASVIPKTDEISRVNLSVQVSPLKETNRNISPAPTGDAGMKIPHPLIMVLTLISRLLLQLVYEET, from the exons ATgggctcttcttcttcttcttcttctaag GAAATttccacacactcctccagACAGTATCAGGGCATCATGACCTCCGTTTTTTCCATTTGCATCGTATTGGGCACCATGTGTGTGA GCCTCCTCTCTGCAGAAGCTGAGATCACTGTATCTGGCCAAGTGGGGTCTACACCTGTCCTGCCGTGTGAACTGCAGAGTGTAGGCACTGAAACACCGTATATTTGGTGGATCACTGAATCTAAGACTGTGTTTGAGCGATTGGGTGAGGAGAGCTATCAGGGTGAGGGATATGAGGGCCGTGTGGACGTCCCTGAGGAAGAGCTGCGTAAGGGGAACTGTTCCTTGGTGTTGCGCAATCTGACACTTACTGATGCAGGTGTCTACACGAGCTACCAGATAGTGAGACGCACCAAGAGATCTGCCTCTGTCATTCCAAAAACAGACGAGATCAGCCGTGTTAATCTCTCAGTCCAGG tttcccctcttaaagaaacaaacagaaatatttcaccCGCTCCCACAG GTGATGCAGGAATGAAGATTCCTCACCCACTGATCATGGTCTTGACCCTCATCTCACGTTTACTCCTCCAGCTCGTCTATGAAGAAACATGA
- the LOC128317069 gene encoding uncharacterized protein LOC128317069 isoform X2, producing the protein MGSSSSSSSKKGTNNSGVHKGKKRKRGSKEISTHSSRQYQGIMTSVFSICIVLGTMCVSLLSAEAEITVSGQVGSTPVLPCELQSVGTETPYIWWITESKTVFERLGEESYQGEGYEGRVDVPEEELRKGNCSLVLRNLTLTDAGVYTSYQIVRRTKRSASVIPKTDEISRVNLSVQVSPLKETNRNISPAPTGDAGMKIPHPLIMVLTLISRLLLQLVYEET; encoded by the exons ATgggctcttcttcttcttcttcttctaag AAGGgtaccaataattctggagttcataaagggaaaaaaagaaaaagaggaagcaaG GAAATttccacacactcctccagACAGTATCAGGGCATCATGACCTCCGTTTTTTCCATTTGCATCGTATTGGGCACCATGTGTGTGA GCCTCCTCTCTGCAGAAGCTGAGATCACTGTATCTGGCCAAGTGGGGTCTACACCTGTCCTGCCGTGTGAACTGCAGAGTGTAGGCACTGAAACACCGTATATTTGGTGGATCACTGAATCTAAGACTGTGTTTGAGCGATTGGGTGAGGAGAGCTATCAGGGTGAGGGATATGAGGGCCGTGTGGACGTCCCTGAGGAAGAGCTGCGTAAGGGGAACTGTTCCTTGGTGTTGCGCAATCTGACACTTACTGATGCAGGTGTCTACACGAGCTACCAGATAGTGAGACGCACCAAGAGATCTGCCTCTGTCATTCCAAAAACAGACGAGATCAGCCGTGTTAATCTCTCAGTCCAGG tttcccctcttaaagaaacaaacagaaatatttcaccCGCTCCCACAG GTGATGCAGGAATGAAGATTCCTCACCCACTGATCATGGTCTTGACCCTCATCTCACGTTTACTCCTCCAGCTCGTCTATGAAGAAACATGA
- the LOC128317069 gene encoding uncharacterized protein LOC128317069 isoform X1 has protein sequence MCRDICLAVLKKGTNNSGVHKGKKRKRGSKEISTHSSRQYQGIMTSVFSICIVLGTMCVSLLSAEAEITVSGQVGSTPVLPCELQSVGTETPYIWWITESKTVFERLGEESYQGEGYEGRVDVPEEELRKGNCSLVLRNLTLTDAGVYTSYQIVRRTKRSASVIPKTDEISRVNLSVQVSPLKETNRNISPAPTGDAGMKIPHPLIMVLTLISRLLLQLVYEET, from the exons ATGTGCAGAGATATCTGTCTTGCTGTTCTAAAG AAGGgtaccaataattctggagttcataaagggaaaaaaagaaaaagaggaagcaaG GAAATttccacacactcctccagACAGTATCAGGGCATCATGACCTCCGTTTTTTCCATTTGCATCGTATTGGGCACCATGTGTGTGA GCCTCCTCTCTGCAGAAGCTGAGATCACTGTATCTGGCCAAGTGGGGTCTACACCTGTCCTGCCGTGTGAACTGCAGAGTGTAGGCACTGAAACACCGTATATTTGGTGGATCACTGAATCTAAGACTGTGTTTGAGCGATTGGGTGAGGAGAGCTATCAGGGTGAGGGATATGAGGGCCGTGTGGACGTCCCTGAGGAAGAGCTGCGTAAGGGGAACTGTTCCTTGGTGTTGCGCAATCTGACACTTACTGATGCAGGTGTCTACACGAGCTACCAGATAGTGAGACGCACCAAGAGATCTGCCTCTGTCATTCCAAAAACAGACGAGATCAGCCGTGTTAATCTCTCAGTCCAGG tttcccctcttaaagaaacaaacagaaatatttcaccCGCTCCCACAG GTGATGCAGGAATGAAGATTCCTCACCCACTGATCATGGTCTTGACCCTCATCTCACGTTTACTCCTCCAGCTCGTCTATGAAGAAACATGA
- the LOC128317069 gene encoding CD276 antigen homolog isoform X4, whose amino-acid sequence MCRDICLAVLKEISTHSSRQYQGIMTSVFSICIVLGTMCVSLLSAEAEITVSGQVGSTPVLPCELQSVGTETPYIWWITESKTVFERLGEESYQGEGYEGRVDVPEEELRKGNCSLVLRNLTLTDAGVYTSYQIVRRTKRSASVIPKTDEISRVNLSVQVSPLKETNRNISPAPTGDAGMKIPHPLIMVLTLISRLLLQLVYEET is encoded by the exons ATGTGCAGAGATATCTGTCTTGCTGTTCTAAAG GAAATttccacacactcctccagACAGTATCAGGGCATCATGACCTCCGTTTTTTCCATTTGCATCGTATTGGGCACCATGTGTGTGA GCCTCCTCTCTGCAGAAGCTGAGATCACTGTATCTGGCCAAGTGGGGTCTACACCTGTCCTGCCGTGTGAACTGCAGAGTGTAGGCACTGAAACACCGTATATTTGGTGGATCACTGAATCTAAGACTGTGTTTGAGCGATTGGGTGAGGAGAGCTATCAGGGTGAGGGATATGAGGGCCGTGTGGACGTCCCTGAGGAAGAGCTGCGTAAGGGGAACTGTTCCTTGGTGTTGCGCAATCTGACACTTACTGATGCAGGTGTCTACACGAGCTACCAGATAGTGAGACGCACCAAGAGATCTGCCTCTGTCATTCCAAAAACAGACGAGATCAGCCGTGTTAATCTCTCAGTCCAGG tttcccctcttaaagaaacaaacagaaatatttcaccCGCTCCCACAG GTGATGCAGGAATGAAGATTCCTCACCCACTGATCATGGTCTTGACCCTCATCTCACGTTTACTCCTCCAGCTCGTCTATGAAGAAACATGA
- the LOC128317069 gene encoding CD276 antigen homolog isoform X6 yields MCRDICLAVLKKGTNNSGVHKGKKRKRGSKEISTHSSRQYQGIMTSVFSICIVLGTMCVSLLSAEAEITVSGQVGSTPVLPCELQSVGTETPYIWWITESKTVFERLGEESYQGEGYEGRVDVPEEELRKGNCSLVLRNLTLTDAGVYTSYQIVRRTKRSASVIPKTDEISRVNLSVQVSPLKETNRNISPAPTEELYHG; encoded by the exons ATGTGCAGAGATATCTGTCTTGCTGTTCTAAAG AAGGgtaccaataattctggagttcataaagggaaaaaaagaaaaagaggaagcaaG GAAATttccacacactcctccagACAGTATCAGGGCATCATGACCTCCGTTTTTTCCATTTGCATCGTATTGGGCACCATGTGTGTGA GCCTCCTCTCTGCAGAAGCTGAGATCACTGTATCTGGCCAAGTGGGGTCTACACCTGTCCTGCCGTGTGAACTGCAGAGTGTAGGCACTGAAACACCGTATATTTGGTGGATCACTGAATCTAAGACTGTGTTTGAGCGATTGGGTGAGGAGAGCTATCAGGGTGAGGGATATGAGGGCCGTGTGGACGTCCCTGAGGAAGAGCTGCGTAAGGGGAACTGTTCCTTGGTGTTGCGCAATCTGACACTTACTGATGCAGGTGTCTACACGAGCTACCAGATAGTGAGACGCACCAAGAGATCTGCCTCTGTCATTCCAAAAACAGACGAGATCAGCCGTGTTAATCTCTCAGTCCAGG tttcccctcttaaagaaacaaacagaaatatttcaccCGCTCCCACAG AGGAGCTGTATCACGGCTGA
- the LOC128317069 gene encoding uncharacterized protein LOC128317069 isoform X3 — MHILLNIPKDGNSPIRNAHFKQEISTHSSRQYQGIMTSVFSICIVLGTMCVSLLSAEAEITVSGQVGSTPVLPCELQSVGTETPYIWWITESKTVFERLGEESYQGEGYEGRVDVPEEELRKGNCSLVLRNLTLTDAGVYTSYQIVRRTKRSASVIPKTDEISRVNLSVQVSPLKETNRNISPAPTGDAGMKIPHPLIMVLTLISRLLLQLVYEET; from the exons ATGCATATTCTACTGAATATTCCTAAAGATGGCAATTCTCCAATTAGAAACGCTCATTTTAAACAG GAAATttccacacactcctccagACAGTATCAGGGCATCATGACCTCCGTTTTTTCCATTTGCATCGTATTGGGCACCATGTGTGTGA GCCTCCTCTCTGCAGAAGCTGAGATCACTGTATCTGGCCAAGTGGGGTCTACACCTGTCCTGCCGTGTGAACTGCAGAGTGTAGGCACTGAAACACCGTATATTTGGTGGATCACTGAATCTAAGACTGTGTTTGAGCGATTGGGTGAGGAGAGCTATCAGGGTGAGGGATATGAGGGCCGTGTGGACGTCCCTGAGGAAGAGCTGCGTAAGGGGAACTGTTCCTTGGTGTTGCGCAATCTGACACTTACTGATGCAGGTGTCTACACGAGCTACCAGATAGTGAGACGCACCAAGAGATCTGCCTCTGTCATTCCAAAAACAGACGAGATCAGCCGTGTTAATCTCTCAGTCCAGG tttcccctcttaaagaaacaaacagaaatatttcaccCGCTCCCACAG GTGATGCAGGAATGAAGATTCCTCACCCACTGATCATGGTCTTGACCCTCATCTCACGTTTACTCCTCCAGCTCGTCTATGAAGAAACATGA
- the LOC128317069 gene encoding CD276 antigen homolog isoform X7 yields the protein MTSVFSICIVLGTMCVSLLSAEAEITVSGQVGSTPVLPCELQSVGTETPYIWWITESKTVFERLGEESYQGEGYEGRVDVPEEELRKGNCSLVLRNLTLTDAGVYTSYQIVRRTKRSASVIPKTDEISRVNLSVQVSPLKETNRNISPAPTGDAGMKIPHPLIMVLTLISRLLLQLVYEET from the exons ATGACCTCCGTTTTTTCCATTTGCATCGTATTGGGCACCATGTGTGTGA GCCTCCTCTCTGCAGAAGCTGAGATCACTGTATCTGGCCAAGTGGGGTCTACACCTGTCCTGCCGTGTGAACTGCAGAGTGTAGGCACTGAAACACCGTATATTTGGTGGATCACTGAATCTAAGACTGTGTTTGAGCGATTGGGTGAGGAGAGCTATCAGGGTGAGGGATATGAGGGCCGTGTGGACGTCCCTGAGGAAGAGCTGCGTAAGGGGAACTGTTCCTTGGTGTTGCGCAATCTGACACTTACTGATGCAGGTGTCTACACGAGCTACCAGATAGTGAGACGCACCAAGAGATCTGCCTCTGTCATTCCAAAAACAGACGAGATCAGCCGTGTTAATCTCTCAGTCCAGG tttcccctcttaaagaaacaaacagaaatatttcaccCGCTCCCACAG GTGATGCAGGAATGAAGATTCCTCACCCACTGATCATGGTCTTGACCCTCATCTCACGTTTACTCCTCCAGCTCGTCTATGAAGAAACATGA